From the Senegalimassilia faecalis genome, one window contains:
- a CDS encoding glycosyltransferase family 4 protein, producing the protein MHILFVCQHYWPEQFQTTEICEELVRRGHQVTALVGIPNYPTGIVPDEYADGKNREQEHNGVHIIRVEEVPRTPGVVGLAKNYFSYMRRADGKLKELTGGYDVIFAYQISPVLMAEPAMRAKKIFDAPVFLYCADIWPDAVKAMLPSKLNFLMPVVRRVSTGIYRGADVVATNSRAYIDCFEQVHGMKRSSCHYVPQYAEDSYLSMDLTAEPSDKARFMVMGNIGRLQYLRVLMDAVDVLKSRKDFELHIVGTGSSIGELEKFVAEHGLGTHVVFHGRRPFEEMPGFYRMADACVLTLHVPGAPWISSTLPSRLQGYMAAGKPVIAAIDGSAAEVIAESGCGASVPATDSASLSVLMADFIDHREKYANCGENGRAYFRANFMKNRYMDEIERLLEQTTERK; encoded by the coding sequence ATGCATATTCTGTTTGTATGCCAGCACTATTGGCCTGAACAATTTCAGACTACGGAAATTTGCGAGGAACTGGTCCGCAGGGGGCATCAGGTTACTGCACTTGTCGGCATCCCGAATTATCCGACAGGAATTGTCCCGGATGAGTACGCTGATGGCAAAAATCGCGAGCAGGAGCATAACGGTGTCCACATAATTCGCGTCGAGGAGGTTCCTCGCACTCCCGGTGTCGTTGGCCTTGCGAAAAACTATTTCAGCTACATGCGCAGAGCTGATGGAAAGCTGAAGGAGTTGACGGGCGGATACGACGTTATTTTTGCTTATCAAATATCGCCAGTTTTGATGGCGGAGCCTGCGATGCGTGCGAAGAAAATCTTCGATGCCCCCGTGTTTCTGTATTGTGCTGATATTTGGCCGGATGCCGTTAAGGCAATGCTGCCATCGAAATTGAATTTTCTCATGCCCGTGGTTCGGCGTGTGAGTACGGGCATATATCGTGGCGCAGATGTGGTAGCGACCAATTCGCGTGCCTACATTGACTGCTTTGAGCAGGTTCATGGTATGAAGAGATCCTCCTGCCATTATGTGCCCCAATACGCCGAAGACTCCTATCTTTCGATGGATTTGACAGCGGAGCCTTCGGATAAGGCTCGGTTTATGGTCATGGGCAACATAGGCCGGCTTCAATATCTTCGCGTTCTCATGGATGCGGTCGACGTGCTCAAATCGCGTAAAGATTTTGAGCTTCACATCGTAGGGACTGGCTCTTCTATCGGGGAACTTGAAAAGTTCGTTGCTGAGCACGGCCTTGGCACCCACGTGGTTTTTCACGGGCGGCGTCCTTTTGAGGAGATGCCTGGTTTCTACCGGATGGCCGATGCCTGCGTTCTGACCCTTCACGTACCCGGCGCTCCATGGATTAGCTCGACGCTTCCGAGCAGGCTGCAGGGGTATATGGCTGCGGGGAAGCCTGTCATTGCGGCAATAGACGGTTCGGCTGCGGAGGTCATTGCTGAATCGGGCTGCGGTGCGTCCGTCCCGGCAACGGACAGCGCATCCCTTTCGGTCCTTATGGCTGATTTCATCGACCACAGGGAAAAGTATGCCAACTGTGGAGAGAACGGCCGTGCTTACTTCAGGGCGAACTTCATGAAGAACCGATACATGGACGAAATCGAGAGGCTGCTCGAGCAGACGACGGAAAGGAAATAG
- a CDS encoding RNA-binding domain-containing protein produces the protein MNLGNESETVEFKKSTGEHKEALQAICAILNKHGCGEVYFGVKDNGDVIGQEASDATVRQVASWISGKIEPAIFPTIERCEVAGGIAYIRVEFSGLDAPYSADGRYFTRVGTSNKVMTASELQAAMINRAYRGMPWDAMSSGRPISDVDEKAVRDFIELGKEAGRINGEFKDASDALSRLDMIASDGALTNAAVVMFCYAPIAYPRIKLGLLAGNSKLDILDLRQECLPLIQLLKHAEFFVVSNIRRRFVFGEPGMRRLEIPEIPREAIREAIANALCHRDYTTGTSVEVNVYMDFVEIVSPGLFPSGDSPEKHLNGTSRGFKQRNPNIAQALFRSGLIEQYGTGIPRIKEDCEEAGVKFDYRQTEYDTIVRFERPGARVAAVDDTTKNGNLAAETASMPEALNDAEQIAMGIAHDVGSVTRRELMEKAGVGRTKATKTLRELTEKGLLVWVGRNEKDPFQHYQPAKNERL, from the coding sequence ATGAATCTTGGCAACGAAAGCGAGACCGTCGAATTCAAGAAATCAACTGGCGAACATAAAGAAGCTCTGCAAGCAATCTGCGCCATTCTGAACAAGCACGGGTGCGGTGAAGTCTATTTTGGCGTCAAAGACAACGGCGATGTTATTGGGCAAGAAGCATCCGATGCAACTGTTCGTCAGGTTGCTTCATGGATTTCAGGTAAGATTGAGCCTGCAATTTTTCCGACTATCGAACGGTGCGAAGTTGCTGGCGGCATTGCATATATTCGTGTCGAATTTTCCGGCCTGGATGCGCCCTACTCGGCAGATGGACGCTATTTCACGCGCGTTGGCACGTCGAACAAAGTAATGACGGCATCTGAACTTCAAGCTGCAATGATTAACCGAGCATATCGCGGGATGCCGTGGGACGCGATGTCGTCTGGCAGGCCTATCTCTGATGTTGACGAGAAGGCGGTTCGCGATTTCATCGAGCTCGGCAAAGAAGCTGGGCGCATCAATGGCGAGTTTAAGGATGCGTCTGATGCGCTTTCGCGCTTAGATATGATTGCGTCAGACGGGGCATTGACTAATGCTGCTGTGGTAATGTTTTGTTATGCGCCAATTGCATATCCGCGTATCAAATTAGGACTATTAGCCGGCAACAGTAAATTGGATATTCTCGATTTGCGGCAGGAATGCTTGCCGTTGATTCAGCTTTTAAAGCACGCTGAATTCTTCGTCGTTTCCAACATTAGGCGCCGATTCGTATTTGGCGAGCCGGGAATGCGGCGCCTAGAAATCCCCGAGATTCCACGTGAAGCCATTCGCGAAGCAATAGCAAACGCGTTGTGCCATCGTGATTACACGACCGGGACGTCGGTCGAGGTCAACGTATACATGGACTTCGTTGAAATCGTGAGCCCAGGTCTATTTCCGAGTGGGGATTCTCCGGAAAAGCATCTTAATGGGACCAGCAGGGGCTTTAAGCAACGCAATCCCAACATTGCGCAGGCGCTATTTCGCTCAGGCCTCATCGAACAATATGGCACGGGTATACCGCGCATCAAAGAGGATTGCGAAGAGGCGGGCGTGAAGTTTGATTATCGCCAGACCGAATACGACACCATTGTTCGATTTGAGCGACCGGGAGCTCGAGTGGCAGCTGTGGATGATACGACAAAGAACGGCAATCTTGCGGCCGAGACGGCCTCGATGCCTGAAGCACTTAATGATGCTGAGCAGATTGCGATGGGCATAGCGCATGATGTCGGCAGCGTTACCAGGCGAGAGCTCATGGAGAAAGCTGGTGTCGGCAGGACAAAAGCGACGAAAACGCTCAGGGAACTTACCGAGAAGGGGCTGCTGGTTTGGGTTGGCAGGAATGAAAAAGACCCCTTCCAGCACTATCAGCCTGCTAAGAATGAGCGACTTTAG
- a CDS encoding ATP-binding cassette domain-containing protein: MEKNDKLTTSENAETANFCECAKAVEASDASHFCDDAKTLLCPAQNFPALKCAGDFAPECADEHAPHESTPHEDAQVHHHHSHAAHSHHAGGHHLLQVEDLCVSFRMYDESQPFFRAKQRDVEVLHNLSIAVHAGEVVAVVGASGSGKTLLADAVFGLFEPNSTVSGRIWFDGQRMDAAGLAALRGHGLSLVPQSVSHLDPMMRVGKQVEGFANGLTKAERRARRQQLFERYGLGPEVARLYPHELSGGMARRVLLCCALMDDPRVIVADEPTPGLDLDLAVRALDDFRAFADAGGGVLLITHDIELALRVADRVAVFKDGTVVEETAVANFADPSLLRHEFTRQLWHALPEHDFAAEGAERDKGTVPLSH, from the coding sequence GTGGAGAAAAACGATAAGCTGACGACCAGCGAAAACGCTGAAACCGCAAACTTTTGCGAATGCGCAAAAGCGGTAGAAGCGTCTGATGCCAGCCACTTTTGCGACGATGCAAAAACACTTTTGTGCCCCGCACAAAACTTCCCTGCGTTGAAATGTGCGGGCGACTTTGCGCCCGAATGCGCGGACGAGCACGCACCTCACGAATCCACGCCGCACGAAGATGCGCAGGTGCATCATCATCATTCGCATGCGGCGCATTCGCATCATGCGGGAGGGCACCATTTGCTGCAGGTGGAAGACCTGTGCGTGAGCTTCCGCATGTATGACGAATCGCAGCCGTTCTTCCGCGCCAAGCAGCGTGACGTCGAGGTGCTGCACAACCTCAGCATCGCGGTGCACGCGGGCGAGGTGGTGGCCGTGGTGGGCGCATCGGGGTCGGGCAAAACGCTTCTGGCCGATGCCGTGTTCGGGCTGTTCGAGCCGAACTCCACCGTATCGGGCCGCATCTGGTTCGACGGGCAGCGCATGGACGCGGCGGGACTTGCGGCGCTGCGCGGGCACGGGCTGTCGCTGGTGCCGCAAAGCGTGAGCCACCTTGACCCCATGATGCGCGTGGGCAAGCAGGTGGAAGGGTTCGCGAACGGGCTGACGAAGGCCGAGCGCCGCGCACGTCGGCAGCAGCTGTTCGAGCGTTACGGGCTGGGCCCCGAGGTGGCGCGCCTGTATCCGCACGAGCTGTCGGGCGGTATGGCTCGTCGCGTGCTTTTGTGCTGCGCGCTCATGGACGACCCGCGCGTGATCGTAGCGGACGAGCCAACGCCGGGCCTGGACCTTGACCTGGCCGTTCGCGCGCTCGATGATTTCCGCGCCTTCGCGGACGCGGGCGGCGGCGTGCTGCTGATCACGCACGACATTGAGCTGGCGCTGCGCGTGGCCGACCGCGTGGCTGTATTCAAAGACGGCACAGTGGTGGAGGAAACCGCGGTCGCGAACTTCGCCGACCCCAGCCTGTTGCGCCACGAATTCACCCGCCAACTCTGGCACGCCCTCCCCGAACACGACTTCGCGGCAGAAGGTGCGGAACGGGACAAAGGGACAGTCCCCTTGTCCCATTAA
- a CDS encoding transposase, giving the protein MRAPTGGPAAADINAVNALHSRLRGFLVPMRGVSTRRLQRYLDWFCWREQFKRGGRDRRQLLFRHEAEGEYFYTRRITHIEPHPDYSWWVRQMSTVV; this is encoded by the coding sequence TTGCGGGCGCCGACGGGCGGGCCGGCGGCCGCCGACATAAACGCGGTGAACGCCCTGCACTCCCGGCTGCGCGGGTTCCTGGTGCCCATGCGCGGCGTGTCCACGCGCAGGCTGCAGCGCTACCTGGACTGGTTCTGCTGGCGCGAGCAGTTCAAGCGGGGCGGGCGCGACCGCAGGCAGCTCCTGTTCCGCCACGAGGCCGAAGGCGAGTACTTCTACACGAGGAGGATCACCCACATCGAGCCTCATCCCGATTACAGCTGGTGGGTACGACAGATGTCAACGGTGGTTTAA
- a CDS encoding SDR family oxidoreductase: protein MRFLVLGASGMAGHTIALYLKERGHEVTGFARRDLPFLDSQITGDARDEALLRISLGNGAFDVVVNCIGVLNSFADADLEGAEYLNGKLPHVLASICESLPTRVFHMSTDCVFAGNTGPYTESSVPDGESVYDRTKAAGELNDAKNLTFRNSIVGPDINPRGIGLLNWFMAQEGPVGGYTRAMWTGLTTLELAKAMECAANENVSGLVNMVPEGNISKHNLLCLFNEHLRGGGVRIDENPSLALDKTLVRTNFDCSFRAAPYDRQVAEMATWIRARKELYPHYTLG, encoded by the coding sequence GTGCGCTTCCTTGTTCTGGGCGCATCAGGCATGGCGGGCCATACGATAGCGCTATATCTGAAGGAGCGGGGGCACGAGGTTACCGGCTTCGCTCGCCGGGACTTGCCGTTTCTCGACAGCCAGATAACGGGTGACGCGCGGGATGAGGCGCTTCTCCGCATCAGTCTTGGGAACGGCGCGTTCGACGTGGTGGTCAACTGCATCGGCGTGCTCAACTCGTTCGCCGACGCCGATCTCGAGGGGGCGGAGTACCTCAACGGGAAGCTGCCCCACGTGCTGGCCTCTATCTGCGAGAGCCTCCCGACGCGCGTCTTCCATATGTCGACCGACTGTGTGTTCGCCGGCAACACCGGACCTTACACTGAGAGCAGCGTGCCAGACGGCGAGAGCGTCTACGATCGCACCAAGGCTGCGGGCGAGCTGAACGATGCCAAGAACCTGACGTTCCGAAACTCGATCGTCGGTCCGGATATCAACCCGAGGGGAATCGGCCTGCTCAACTGGTTCATGGCCCAGGAGGGCCCTGTAGGGGGCTACACGCGCGCCATGTGGACAGGGCTGACCACGCTAGAGCTGGCGAAGGCCATGGAATGTGCCGCCAACGAGAACGTCTCCGGCCTCGTCAACATGGTGCCGGAGGGGAACATCTCTAAGCACAATCTGCTGTGTCTGTTCAACGAGCACCTGCGCGGCGGCGGCGTGCGCATCGACGAGAACCCTTCGCTTGCGCTCGATAAAACGCTCGTGCGCACCAACTTCGACTGCTCGTTCCGCGCCGCTCCCTACGACCGGCAAGTCGCCGAGATGGCGACGTGGATACGTGCCCGCAAGGAACTCTACCCGCACTACACGTTAGGATAG
- a CDS encoding ABC transporter ATP-binding protein, producing the protein MLEAKDITFGYDAARPLYRGFGLRVEAGERVALQAPSGFGKTTLCRILAGYERPAAGQVLVDGRALPRRGVCPVQLIQQHPEQAVDPRLRMRKTLAEVGEVPQQLLDDLGIREEWLQRFPHELSGGELQRFCIARALATRPRYLICDEVSTMLDAVTQAHIWRVLLAYAERERAGMLLVSHTPALTNRIATRTLDLTKAACR; encoded by the coding sequence ATGCTGGAAGCGAAGGACATAACGTTTGGGTATGATGCTGCGCGGCCGCTGTATCGTGGCTTCGGCTTGCGCGTGGAGGCGGGCGAGCGCGTGGCGCTTCAGGCGCCGTCGGGGTTCGGTAAAACCACGCTGTGTCGCATTCTGGCGGGCTACGAGCGTCCGGCGGCGGGCCAAGTGCTGGTGGACGGTCGTGCGCTCCCGCGTCGCGGCGTGTGCCCGGTGCAGCTGATTCAGCAGCACCCCGAGCAGGCGGTGGACCCGCGCCTTCGCATGCGCAAAACGCTGGCAGAAGTGGGCGAGGTGCCGCAGCAGCTGCTTGATGACCTGGGCATTCGCGAAGAATGGCTGCAGCGTTTCCCGCACGAGCTTTCCGGTGGCGAACTGCAGCGCTTCTGCATCGCCCGTGCGTTGGCCACGCGCCCGCGCTACCTGATCTGCGACGAGGTGTCCACCATGCTGGACGCGGTAACGCAAGCGCACATCTGGCGCGTGCTGCTGGCCTACGCCGAGCGCGAGCGCGCCGGCATGCTGCTGGTCTCGCACACCCCCGCGCTCACCAACCGCATAGCCACCCGAACACTCGACCTCACGAAAGCAGCGTGCCGTTAA
- a CDS encoding sugar transferase, with protein sequence MPCPANLSDLGKPQEWRSHAECRQTACVTLLEPAHFCVSGETTHSAALQQTTATTEYDANAAARNTVRSGAACDLGAQERRREGVERAGRLREELGEGPVTGIEGRLAYRFAKRAFDVAFSAAVLVAFCWLFAIIAALIKADDPKGPVLFKQRRVGKGGETFQMYKFRSMCVDAEERLAELRELNEKTGPVFKMAEDPRVTRVGRWLRKLSLDELPQFINVLAGDMSTVGPRPALPAEVATYNDYQRQRLLVKPGLTCYWQTRRNRDSITFDEWVDMDLLYIKKCGVWADFKLIIQTVGVVLTAQGS encoded by the coding sequence ATGCCGTGCCCAGCGAACCTTTCCGACCTGGGAAAACCCCAGGAATGGCGAAGTCATGCCGAATGCCGGCAGACTGCATGCGTAACCCTCTTGGAGCCGGCGCATTTTTGCGTTTCGGGCGAAACCACTCATTCGGCAGCATTGCAGCAAACCACCGCAACAACCGAATACGACGCTAACGCCGCCGCGCGCAACACCGTGCGAAGCGGCGCGGCGTGCGACCTTGGCGCCCAGGAGCGCCGCCGCGAGGGCGTCGAGCGCGCAGGGCGGCTGCGCGAGGAGCTGGGCGAGGGGCCGGTGACCGGCATCGAGGGCCGCCTGGCCTACCGCTTCGCCAAGCGCGCGTTCGACGTGGCGTTCTCGGCCGCGGTGCTGGTGGCGTTCTGCTGGCTGTTCGCGATCATCGCTGCGCTCATCAAGGCCGACGACCCGAAGGGCCCGGTGCTCTTCAAGCAGCGGCGCGTGGGCAAGGGCGGCGAGACGTTCCAGATGTACAAGTTCCGCAGCATGTGCGTGGACGCCGAGGAGCGCCTGGCAGAGCTGCGCGAGCTCAACGAGAAGACCGGACCGGTGTTCAAGATGGCCGAGGACCCGCGCGTCACCCGCGTTGGCAGGTGGCTGCGCAAGCTCAGCCTCGACGAGCTGCCCCAGTTCATCAACGTGCTGGCCGGCGACATGTCCACGGTGGGCCCGCGCCCGGCGCTGCCCGCCGAGGTGGCGACCTACAACGACTACCAGCGCCAGCGCCTGCTGGTGAAACCAGGCCTGACCTGCTACTGGCAGACCCGTCGCAACCGAGATTCCATCACCTTCGACGAGTGGGTCGACATGGACCTTCTCTACATCAAGAAGTGCGGTGTGTGGGCCGACTTCAAATTGATCATCCAAACCGTGGGCGTCGTGTTAACGGCGCAGGGGAGCTGA
- the wecB gene encoding non-hydrolyzing UDP-N-acetylglucosamine 2-epimerase, translating to MRKLKLMTVLGTRPEIIKMSEVIKRCDLVFDQVLVHTGQNYDYELNQVFFEDLGLREPDHYLGVVGDDLGQTMGNVLAKSYALMREVRPDALIVLGDTNSCLCVISAKRLKIPVFHMEAGNRCFDENLPEEVNRRIVDTTSDVNLCYSEHARRNLLAMACPADRTFVVGSPMREVIESHRDEFDRSDVLDQLGLEPGGYILLSAHREENIDNERNFEQLVEAVNALAEAYGKPVLYSMHPRSRKFIEARGTEFHPLVRAHKPFGFIDYAQLQRNALCVVSDSGTLAEESSLLGFPAVSLRTSTERPEVVDRGIFTIGNLSTEGVLQAVATEVALSGGESAVPDYADERCSVKVAKIVQGYTGYVNKHVWGK from the coding sequence ATGCGAAAGCTCAAACTCATGACGGTGCTCGGCACCCGTCCCGAGATTATCAAGATGTCTGAGGTCATAAAGCGCTGCGACCTTGTCTTCGACCAGGTGCTCGTGCACACGGGCCAGAACTACGACTACGAGCTCAACCAGGTCTTCTTCGAGGACCTGGGTCTGCGAGAGCCCGACCACTACCTCGGCGTGGTGGGCGACGACCTTGGGCAGACCATGGGCAACGTACTCGCAAAGAGCTACGCGCTCATGCGCGAGGTCCGTCCCGACGCGCTTATCGTGCTCGGCGACACGAACTCGTGCCTGTGCGTTATCTCGGCCAAGCGCCTGAAGATTCCCGTCTTCCACATGGAGGCGGGCAACCGCTGCTTTGACGAGAACCTGCCCGAGGAGGTCAACCGCCGCATCGTGGACACGACGAGCGACGTGAACCTGTGCTACTCGGAGCACGCCCGCCGCAACCTGCTCGCCATGGCCTGCCCGGCCGACCGCACCTTCGTCGTGGGCTCGCCCATGCGCGAGGTCATCGAGTCGCACCGCGATGAGTTCGACCGGAGCGACGTGCTCGACCAGCTCGGCCTCGAGCCGGGCGGCTACATCCTGCTGTCAGCGCATCGCGAGGAGAACATCGACAACGAGCGCAACTTCGAGCAGCTCGTCGAGGCGGTCAACGCCCTCGCAGAGGCTTACGGTAAGCCCGTCCTCTACAGCATGCACCCCCGTTCCAGGAAGTTCATCGAGGCCCGCGGCACCGAGTTCCATCCGCTTGTGCGCGCCCACAAGCCTTTCGGCTTCATCGATTACGCGCAGCTGCAGCGAAACGCGCTGTGCGTGGTGTCCGATTCGGGCACGCTTGCCGAGGAGAGCTCGCTTCTGGGCTTTCCGGCGGTGAGCTTGCGCACCTCGACCGAGCGCCCCGAAGTCGTCGACCGCGGTATCTTCACAATCGGCAACCTCTCTACCGAGGGGGTGCTGCAGGCGGTGGCGACGGAGGTGGCCCTTTCCGGTGGCGAAAGCGCTGTGCCCGACTACGCTGATGAGCGTTGCTCTGTAAAGGTAGCCAAAATCGTTCAGGGCTATACGGGCTATGTCAACAAGCATGTTTGGGGGAAGTAG
- a CDS encoding glycosyltransferase: MTTVLVAADNHYYRNSSGEVFVDSVFNYDFYRRYLSVFDKVYAIGRVTQVGSAPEGKKRADGPGVEFLDLEPGRGLSGYVKTAVMNRKLIGDYLHKADCVIARIPGVVANMVVAECDRQKIHYSVEVVVDPWEYFAPEARGGLVNWAVRRKWTADLKAACLRADGASYVTERYLQKLYPCPALDGEPGHFTGSYSSVELPDNSFAHERSYEVKDSIYIAHAANNFEGNSKGHYTLFDAVSITASMGKSVRLLCIGDGPSMGDYKRYVAEKGIADRVEFAGRLADGLEVRRRMSEADAFVFPTKAEGLPRVVLEAMAEGMPCLSTPVCGIPEILPADCLFAPDDARGFAQGIVAMLDDPGLMTRRSAENLAMAKNYSSSKLNECRKAFYRNVAASFNKLRS, encoded by the coding sequence ATGACGACGGTTTTGGTAGCGGCGGACAATCACTATTACCGCAACTCAAGCGGTGAGGTGTTCGTTGACTCCGTTTTTAATTACGACTTCTATAGGCGTTATCTTAGCGTCTTTGACAAGGTGTACGCGATAGGTCGCGTTACTCAGGTTGGGTCGGCCCCAGAGGGCAAAAAACGCGCCGATGGCCCTGGGGTAGAGTTCCTCGATCTCGAGCCTGGCCGTGGTCTGAGTGGTTACGTGAAGACGGCTGTTATGAATAGGAAGCTCATTGGAGACTACTTGCACAAAGCGGACTGCGTCATCGCTCGTATTCCGGGCGTTGTGGCAAACATGGTCGTTGCTGAGTGCGATCGCCAGAAGATTCATTACTCCGTGGAAGTTGTCGTGGATCCATGGGAGTATTTTGCACCTGAGGCCCGCGGCGGCCTGGTCAATTGGGCGGTGAGGCGCAAGTGGACTGCGGACCTAAAAGCTGCGTGCCTCCGCGCGGATGGTGCTTCATATGTGACAGAGCGCTATCTTCAGAAGCTTTACCCGTGCCCCGCGCTCGATGGCGAGCCCGGACATTTTACGGGTTCGTACTCTTCTGTCGAGCTGCCCGACAATTCATTCGCCCACGAGCGAAGCTATGAAGTGAAAGATTCGATTTATATCGCCCATGCGGCCAACAATTTCGAAGGAAACTCAAAGGGACATTATACCCTATTCGATGCAGTTTCAATTACGGCTTCGATGGGCAAGAGCGTGCGGCTTCTATGTATAGGCGATGGCCCATCGATGGGGGATTACAAGCGTTACGTTGCTGAAAAAGGAATCGCCGACAGGGTCGAGTTCGCAGGTCGTCTGGCGGATGGGCTGGAGGTTCGTCGGCGTATGTCCGAGGCTGATGCTTTCGTGTTTCCCACTAAAGCCGAGGGCCTGCCCCGTGTCGTGTTGGAGGCTATGGCCGAAGGCATGCCGTGCTTGTCCACGCCGGTGTGTGGTATTCCTGAGATTCTACCCGCAGACTGTCTGTTTGCCCCAGACGATGCGCGGGGCTTTGCTCAAGGAATAGTCGCAATGCTCGATGATCCTGGACTTATGACGCGTCGAAGCGCCGAGAATCTCGCGATGGCTAAAAATTACTCTTCCTCCAAATTAAACGAGTGCAGGAAAGCGTTTTACCGGAACGTAGCAGCATCTTTTAATAAATTGAGGAGCTAG
- a CDS encoding ABC transporter permease, giving the protein MENVLHAPAQRRGGNRTATLAACVLAAFALLAVVMAGIALYGQATVTDFTAKNLGPSFERPFGTDWMGRDMLARVLAGLSTSVLVGLLAAGVSSVIALMLGCAAALGGKRVDAVVSWMIDLMMGVPHIVLLVLISFALGKGFWGVTIGVAVTHWASLARVVRAEVLQCRQSGFVAAARRLGQSPVRIALRHMVPYVLPQFLVGLILLFPHAILHEAAITFLGFGLPPEQPAIGVILSESMSYLSTGAWWLAVFPGVALMCTVGLFDLAGQNLRKLIDPHTVQK; this is encoded by the coding sequence ATGGAGAACGTGCTCCATGCCCCCGCGCAGCGAAGGGGCGGCAACCGCACGGCCACGCTGGCGGCGTGCGTTTTGGCGGCTTTTGCGCTGCTGGCCGTGGTTATGGCGGGTATCGCGCTGTATGGCCAGGCAACGGTCACCGATTTCACCGCGAAGAACCTGGGGCCCTCGTTTGAGCGCCCCTTCGGCACTGACTGGATGGGTCGAGACATGCTGGCGCGCGTGCTGGCGGGTCTGTCCACCAGCGTGCTGGTGGGCTTGCTGGCGGCGGGCGTGTCGTCGGTGATCGCGCTGATGCTGGGATGCGCGGCGGCGCTGGGCGGCAAGCGCGTGGACGCCGTGGTCAGCTGGATGATCGACCTGATGATGGGCGTTCCGCACATCGTGTTGCTGGTGCTCATCTCGTTTGCGCTGGGAAAGGGCTTTTGGGGCGTGACCATCGGAGTGGCCGTGACGCATTGGGCAAGCCTGGCGCGCGTTGTGCGTGCCGAGGTGCTGCAGTGCCGGCAGTCGGGATTTGTGGCGGCCGCGCGCCGACTGGGGCAAAGCCCGGTGCGCATTGCGTTGCGCCATATGGTTCCTTATGTGCTTCCGCAGTTCCTGGTGGGGCTGATTTTGCTGTTCCCGCACGCCATTCTGCACGAGGCCGCCATCACGTTTTTGGGCTTCGGCCTGCCGCCTGAGCAGCCGGCTATCGGCGTGATCTTAAGCGAGTCGATGAGCTATCTGTCCACGGGCGCCTGGTGGTTGGCGGTGTTCCCCGGCGTGGCGCTTATGTGCACGGTGGGCCTGTTCGACCTGGCGGGGCAAAACCTGCGCAAATTGATTGACCCCCACACGGTGCAAAAGTAA
- a CDS encoding polysaccharide biosynthesis protein has protein sequence MDTSAFTDKTLMITGGTGSFGNTVLKHFVNTDLAEIRVLSRDEKKQDDMRHRLQERMPELAGKVRFFIGDVRDAQSVRDAMHGVDYIFHAAALKQVPSCEFFPMEAVKTNVIGTDNVLHAAIAEGVEKVVCLSTDKAAYPINAMGKSKAMMESIIYANARNGAGRTTICCTRYGNVMCSRGSVIPLFINQIRSGEPITVTDPNMTRFLMNLDEAVDLVQFAFEHANPGDLFIQKAPASTIGDLAEAVQQVFGRTETRVIGTRHGEKLYETLMTREERLRAEDMGEYFRVACDSRDLNYDKFFVKGEVQTQADEAYTSHNTQRLDVAGTVEKIKAAEYVQLALEGREQEAVQ, from the coding sequence ATGGACACTAGCGCCTTTACAGATAAGACCCTCATGATTACTGGCGGCACGGGTAGTTTCGGCAACACGGTGCTTAAGCACTTCGTTAATACCGATTTGGCCGAGATTCGCGTGCTCTCGCGCGACGAGAAGAAGCAGGACGACATGCGCCATCGCCTGCAAGAGCGCATGCCCGAGCTCGCCGGCAAGGTTCGCTTCTTCATCGGCGACGTGCGCGACGCGCAGTCCGTGCGCGACGCGATGCACGGGGTCGACTACATCTTCCACGCCGCTGCGCTGAAACAGGTTCCCTCCTGCGAGTTCTTCCCGATGGAGGCCGTCAAGACCAACGTGATCGGCACGGACAACGTGCTGCACGCCGCCATCGCCGAGGGCGTGGAGAAGGTGGTGTGCCTGTCCACCGACAAAGCCGCCTACCCCATCAACGCTATGGGCAAGTCCAAGGCCATGATGGAGTCCATCATCTACGCCAACGCCCGCAACGGCGCGGGCCGCACCACTATCTGCTGCACCCGTTACGGCAACGTGATGTGCTCCCGCGGATCGGTGATTCCGCTGTTCATCAACCAAATCAGGTCCGGCGAGCCCATCACGGTGACCGACCCCAATATGACGCGCTTCCTGATGAATCTCGACGAGGCGGTGGATTTGGTCCAGTTTGCTTTCGAACACGCCAACCCCGGCGACCTGTTCATCCAGAAGGCTCCGGCCTCTACCATCGGCGACCTCGCCGAAGCCGTGCAGCAGGTGTTCGGCCGCACCGAGACGCGCGTGATTGGCACGCGCCACGGCGAGAAACTCTACGAGACGCTCATGACCCGCGAGGAGCGCCTGCGCGCCGAGGACATGGGCGAGTATTTCAGGGTTGCGTGCGACTCCCGCGACCTCAACTACGACAAGTTCTTCGTTAAGGGCGAGGTCCAAACCCAGGCCGACGAGGCCTACACGTCCCACAACACCCAGCGCCTGGACGTGGCGGGCACGGTGGAGAAGATTAAGGCCGCCGAGTACGTGCAGCTGGCTCTGGAAGGCCGCGAGCAAGAGGCGGTGCAGTAG